Part of the Musa acuminata AAA Group cultivar baxijiao chromosome BXJ2-7, Cavendish_Baxijiao_AAA, whole genome shotgun sequence genome is shown below.
cgagagagaaagagggagacaTCAACCAGCTTCCTACCTCTTTGCCTTCAGAAGTAGATTATGACCTATCACGGTGGAAGTGTGTGCTGTAGCTCCCAGTGTTAGTTTCTGCTGGGTGTCAGCtgcattagctttgtaataattgttgcGTTTATCTGCTTCCTGGATTCCGAAGAACCGCGTTTTCCATTGTAATCTGAGCAAAATTCTAGTGCTTGAAGAGTTACTCAGCTAGTTCTCAAGCTAAGCAATGGGGAGCACTGGTGCGTGGGATCTCAGTTCGCTGCTGAGGCTGCTAGCACAGGGAGAGGAGCAGGCGAGGCAGCTGGAAGCGCAACTGGAAGCTCCTTCCCTTGCTGAGCATTGCAAATCGTTGCTGCAACGGGTGAGATCCACTTTGGAGGAAGCCATTTCCATGGCTAAGCTAGTGGACTACGACATGTCACGGCAGCCAGCATGCCACAACGCAATAGCAGAAGCGGCAGCCGCGGCGGCATCTGACTCGCCTCGGTCCAACAGCGGGAGCCCGAGGAGTGAGAGCTCGGAGAGGGTCTTCAAGGAACACGAGCGCATGGAGATGTGCAAGAAGAGGTACACACCGGTGAATTGCAGCTAAACAGAGCACATAAAGAGCTCTTCTCACCTGACATCACTTTCTAATATCTTTGGATTGCAGGAAAACTCTACCCAAATGGACGAACCAAGTTCGTGTTTCCAGCGGCGGAGTGACCGAAGGATTAGAGGATGGCTATAGCTGGAGGAAGTACGGGCAGAAGGAGATCCTCGGAGCCAGGCATCCAAGGTTAGAAATCTCCTCTGTTTCTTCCCCTGTTCTTTTCGTCTCTTCCAAGCTCGATAATGGCGGATTCTTTCTGCTCGCAATCACCAAAAGCCCGCCTAAATCTTCGGGCACTCACGATTGGCACACTCTCGCAGAGGCTACTACCGATGCAGCCACCGCAACAGCGTCGGATGTCTTGCGACGAAACAAGTGCAGAGATCAGATCAGGACCCCTGCGTCTTCGACATCACCTACCGAGGAGAGCACACTTGTCTACAGAGGCCGCAACCGTCTCCGCTTCCAGAACCAGAGTTGCGGCAAAGCCATGAAAACCCTCCTACGATCCATGAAGCACTACTGCATCATCCTCGCCAGCATCTGCAGTCAAGTCTCAGGGTGGAAACCGAAGGGTTGAACATGCACGATCAAGTCCTGAGTTCGTCCTTCTCCTTCCCTTCGACTCCACTCGACAGTTTCGGACCTCAAAGCCGTGTCTTCTCATCCACTAATCCCCTGGAGAACACCTACGTGGGCAGCTTCTCTCCCTTCATCTCACCAACTACCTCGGAGTCCAATTACTTCTCAGTCTCTCCATGCCAAATGAGCGGCTATGGAGGTGGAATAGCCCCCAACACCTCAGAATCCGACCTCACCGAGATCATTTCTGCTGCGACGTCCACGACCAATTCCCCCAAGTTGGATGCAGCTTTCATGCTCGACCACGCCGAGTTCGATCAAATCTTCCCTTTCGATGCTCCAAAGTTCTTCTGATGCATCTTAGAAACAGAATCCATTGCTATCAGTAAGTGTCAAGATAAGCCTGTTGTTCAACCAAGTTTTGCAGGCCTTCTGCACCAAACAAAAGCTAGAGTGAGCGAATTATGTTGTTGCATTCATTTAGG
Proteins encoded:
- the LOC103991639 gene encoding probable WRKY transcription factor 41 translates to MGSTGAWDLSSLLRLLAQGEEQARQLEAQLEAPSLAEHCKSLLQRVRSTLEEAISMAKLVDYDMSRQPACHNAIAEAAAAAASDSPRSNSGSPRSESSERVFKEHERMEMCKKRKTLPKWTNQVRVSSGGVTEGLEDGYSWRKYGQKEILGARHPRGYYRCSHRNSVGCLATKQVQRSDQDPCVFDITYRGEHTCLQRPQPSPLPEPELRQSHENPPTIHEALLHHPRQHLQSSLRVETEGLNMHDQVLSSSFSFPSTPLDSFGPQSRVFSSTNPLENTYVGSFSPFISPTTSESNYFSVSPCQMSGYGGGIAPNTSESDLTEIISAATSTTNSPKLDAAFMLDHAEFDQIFPFDAPKFF